A stretch of Acetobacteroides hydrogenigenes DNA encodes these proteins:
- the mutS gene encoding DNA mismatch repair protein MutS has translation MKQYYDVKSKHPDAILLFRVGDFYETFGDDAIRASEILGITLTKRANGSASSVELAGFPHHAIDNYLPKLVRAGQRVAICEQLEDPKLTKKIVKRGITELVTPGVSYNDNVLEHKENNFLACVNIDKKVAGVAFLDVSTGEFYAAQGGFDYVDKLLCNFSPKEVLYQRGFEHEFESHFGSKYYTYKVDEWAFGNEIGYERLLRHFQTSSLKGFGIEDLTHAIAAAGAILYYLDITQHHQLAHIRSIARLEEDRYVWLDRFTIRNLELFSSVNENAKTLISVIDQTISPMGGRLIKRWVALPLKDIASINTRLNVVEYLIANEVFREDLAQHIYEVGDLERIISKVAVGRVSPREVVQLKSALWAIKKIKEKGLAAENNALKDLAEQLALCEGIRHRIETEILPDAASQLGKGSIVANGVSPELDELRAIMMHGKDFLQQIQQREIERTGITSLKISYNNVFGYYIEVRNTHKEKVPADWIRKQTLVSAERYITEELKLYEEKILGAEEKVLAIEQRLFNDLVSAIVEYVAPIQLNASLVARLDCLIGFAKVALANDYCRPLLVDSDVLDIKNGRHPVIEKQLAVDQQYIANDVSLDSKNQQIIIITGPNMAGKSALLRQTALIVLMAQIGCYVPASSAKIGVVDKIFTRVGATDNISQGESTFMVEMLEAASILNNLSSRSLVLLDEIGRGTSTYDGISIAWSMVEYIHEHPHARAKTLFATHYHELNEMEASFDRIKNYNVSVREVDGKVHFLRKLVKGGTEHSFGIHVAQMAGMPRSVVERANEILKELEKAHRRSSLEKPVDQLASHREGLQLSFFQLDDPVLKKIRDEIKGLDINNLTPIEALNKLNDIKKIAGL, from the coding sequence ATGAAGCAGTACTACGATGTAAAGTCAAAGCATCCGGATGCTATTTTGCTTTTTAGGGTGGGCGATTTCTACGAAACGTTTGGGGATGATGCAATTCGTGCAAGCGAGATACTCGGGATTACTCTAACCAAAAGGGCTAATGGTTCAGCTTCTTCTGTCGAATTAGCCGGCTTCCCTCACCATGCGATAGATAACTATTTGCCAAAGCTCGTTAGGGCTGGACAACGTGTTGCAATATGCGAACAGCTCGAAGATCCAAAGCTAACCAAGAAAATAGTTAAGCGTGGGATTACGGAGCTGGTGACTCCTGGTGTGTCGTATAACGATAACGTTCTTGAACATAAGGAAAACAACTTCCTTGCCTGTGTTAACATTGATAAAAAAGTTGCAGGAGTTGCATTTCTTGATGTGTCGACAGGCGAGTTTTATGCAGCGCAAGGTGGATTCGACTATGTAGATAAGCTGCTCTGTAACTTTTCGCCTAAAGAGGTTCTATACCAACGTGGATTTGAGCATGAGTTTGAGTCTCATTTTGGATCAAAATATTATACCTATAAGGTTGACGAATGGGCTTTTGGTAATGAGATAGGTTATGAGAGGCTGCTGCGTCATTTTCAAACATCATCGCTTAAGGGTTTTGGAATAGAAGATCTTACGCATGCCATAGCTGCGGCTGGAGCCATTCTTTACTATTTAGATATCACACAGCACCATCAGCTGGCTCACATACGATCAATTGCAAGGTTAGAAGAGGATCGGTACGTTTGGCTCGACAGGTTTACCATTCGTAATCTTGAGCTGTTTTCTTCGGTTAATGAAAATGCAAAGACGCTTATCAGCGTCATCGATCAAACCATATCGCCTATGGGAGGGCGCCTAATTAAGCGTTGGGTTGCTCTGCCTCTAAAGGATATAGCTTCGATTAACACTCGCCTTAATGTTGTAGAATACCTTATTGCTAATGAAGTATTCCGCGAGGATTTGGCACAGCATATCTATGAAGTTGGCGATTTAGAGCGTATAATATCGAAGGTTGCTGTTGGTCGAGTTAGCCCCCGTGAGGTTGTTCAGCTTAAGAGTGCTCTTTGGGCAATAAAGAAAATCAAAGAGAAAGGCTTGGCTGCTGAAAATAACGCATTAAAAGATTTGGCGGAGCAGCTAGCCTTGTGTGAGGGGATTCGTCATCGTATCGAAACAGAAATTCTCCCAGATGCGGCAAGCCAGCTTGGTAAAGGAAGCATAGTAGCCAATGGAGTTAGTCCTGAACTTGATGAACTTCGTGCTATAATGATGCACGGAAAGGATTTCCTTCAACAGATTCAGCAGCGCGAAATAGAACGTACGGGTATAACTTCCCTAAAAATCAGCTATAACAACGTATTTGGCTACTATATCGAAGTTCGTAATACGCATAAGGAGAAAGTCCCTGCAGATTGGATACGAAAGCAAACATTGGTTAGCGCAGAGCGTTATATTACAGAAGAACTAAAGCTGTACGAAGAAAAAATACTAGGGGCAGAGGAAAAAGTGCTGGCGATAGAGCAGCGCCTTTTCAACGATTTAGTATCGGCCATTGTTGAATATGTTGCTCCAATACAGTTAAATGCGTCGTTGGTTGCTCGGCTAGATTGTTTGATCGGATTTGCAAAGGTGGCGCTTGCTAATGATTACTGTCGTCCGCTACTTGTCGATTCTGATGTTCTTGATATAAAGAATGGTCGACACCCCGTAATTGAGAAACAGCTTGCGGTAGATCAGCAGTATATTGCAAATGACGTTAGCTTGGATTCTAAAAATCAGCAGATCATAATAATTACAGGACCTAATATGGCAGGTAAGAGTGCTCTGCTTCGGCAAACAGCGCTCATTGTGCTTATGGCACAGATTGGCTGTTATGTTCCTGCTTCTTCTGCTAAAATTGGAGTTGTCGATAAAATATTTACAAGAGTTGGTGCTACAGATAATATATCGCAGGGCGAATCAACGTTTATGGTTGAAATGTTGGAGGCTGCCAGCATCTTGAACAACTTATCCTCACGAAGTTTAGTGCTACTTGATGAAATAGGAAGAGGAACAAGTACATACGATGGAATCTCGATAGCATGGTCTATGGTGGAGTACATCCATGAGCATCCTCATGCTAGAGCCAAAACCCTTTTTGCTACCCACTACCACGAGCTTAACGAGATGGAGGCCTCGTTTGATAGAATAAAGAACTACAACGTTTCTGTAAGAGAAGTGGATGGAAAGGTTCACTTTTTGCGAAAGTTGGTAAAGGGCGGAACAGAGCATAGTTTTGGTATTCACGTGGCGCAGATGGCTGGGATGCCTCGTAGTGTTGTAGAGCGTGCTAATGAAATTCTCAAGGAACTGGAGAAGGCTCATCGACGGAGTTCGTTGGAGAAGCCTGTTGACCAATTGGCTTCGCATCGGGAGGGACTTCAGCTCAGTTTCTTTCAGCTAGATGATCCGGTTCTGAAAAAAATTAGAGATGAGATAAAAGGGTTAGATATCAATAATCTAACGCCTATAGAAGCGCTTAATAAACTTAACGATATAAAGAAAATAGCAGGGCTTTAG
- a CDS encoding SusC/RagA family TonB-linked outer membrane protein, whose translation MRRFLTLLVTMVVFGVGSALGQTKQVSGKVVGSDDNQPIIGASVLIKEAPTVGTTTDVNGNYLLKNIPANAKTIVFRFVGYQTLEIPITGATANASLVPDNQKIEEVVVMAYGTVKKSNMTTSAAIVSSKELQTRPVSDAIKALEGQAVGVQVSPGLGAPGSAPTIRIRGIGSINASSDPLYVVDGIPYDGGISNINTADIESMTVLKDAAATSLYGSRAANGVVIVTTKKGKTDQFTVNAKVNYGVSTRGIPEYSRVSATEYYPLVWQGLRNSYSYGAATYTNAATWQAGVLGAGVLDKANADASKNLIAEALKYNIITTDGTTKVADNAVVGTDGKFIAGGKVLSSYNDLDWFDELSRLGQRGDYNVSASGGSKSSDYYFSLGYLNENGYVKKSDYERITARANVSVTPTSWLKIGTNLSGTVTNSNLLSATSDDASSYANPFFFAKSIGPIYPVYLHAADGSYDLDAFGNKQYDYGQNGSRGSGASAGRNVLAEMMWNNQKRKISVLDAKSFADIMLPYDFKFSLNGGYYVSSRLDSKYENTKLGDGAPAGRFQKTNRINTSITLNQLLTWKHDFGKHNVDVLVGHEFYSYEYNYLYGMKQGQVLEGINEFPNFTNISDLNSKTDKDRIESYLSRINYTYDDKYFATASFRRDGSSRFSDDVRWGNFFSGSLGWNLYKEDIFRNIDWLNSLKLRASYGETGNNSLNDPDGYSTFYPYQSLYELGYNNGMSNVTGMLAKTTMGNNNLTWETNKQTNIGVDFGFLNRFTGSVEWFNRQSDNLLFYVPMPLSAGVFYQPQNIGSMYNRGIEVSLTANVLNTADGFRWTSSINATSYKNEVTKMPKENPTIISGTKRWEEGHSIYDYYLRQWAGVDPRDGAGLYIYNDELGDAAFNEVATPYIYRTIDGKKYTTDPNKAKYEYSGSSIPDVFGGWTNTFSYKGINLSVLLTYAFGGKTYDNSYAGLMGYSAGGAMHVDLKNAWQQPGDITDVPRIDAAKNSNFTASSTRWLTSSNYVAIKNISLGYTFPESILSKMGIKGMNAYVSGDNLSLFCKRKGMNPQEAMSGVTSNTYSMARIFTFGVNLTL comes from the coding sequence ATGAGGCGATTTCTGACGTTACTCGTAACGATGGTTGTCTTCGGCGTTGGTTCGGCGTTAGGACAAACCAAGCAAGTCTCTGGTAAGGTTGTTGGCTCGGACGACAACCAACCTATTATCGGAGCAAGTGTGCTTATCAAAGAAGCACCAACAGTAGGTACCACTACCGATGTTAACGGTAACTACCTGCTGAAGAACATTCCTGCTAACGCTAAAACTATTGTTTTTAGATTTGTGGGATATCAAACACTTGAAATTCCTATTACAGGTGCTACCGCTAATGCCAGTCTAGTTCCAGACAACCAAAAGATCGAAGAGGTTGTTGTAATGGCTTACGGTACAGTAAAAAAGTCAAACATGACAACATCTGCGGCCATTGTTAGCAGCAAGGAGTTGCAAACAAGACCCGTATCTGATGCTATTAAAGCACTAGAAGGTCAAGCCGTAGGGGTGCAGGTATCTCCAGGTCTAGGAGCTCCAGGTTCTGCTCCTACAATTAGAATTAGAGGTATTGGCTCTATTAATGCGTCTAGCGATCCTTTATACGTAGTAGATGGAATTCCCTATGATGGTGGAATCTCTAATATAAACACTGCGGATATCGAAAGTATGACTGTACTTAAAGATGCTGCTGCAACCTCATTGTACGGAAGTAGAGCTGCCAACGGTGTTGTTATTGTAACTACAAAAAAGGGAAAGACCGACCAATTCACCGTAAATGCAAAGGTTAACTATGGTGTTTCGACCAGAGGTATTCCAGAGTACTCAAGAGTTAGCGCTACTGAGTACTATCCATTAGTTTGGCAAGGCTTAAGAAACTCTTACAGCTACGGAGCTGCAACTTATACAAATGCGGCTACATGGCAAGCGGGAGTTCTTGGTGCTGGAGTTCTAGATAAGGCAAACGCCGATGCCTCTAAAAATTTAATAGCAGAAGCTTTAAAGTATAATATCATCACAACTGATGGTACGACAAAGGTTGCGGACAATGCTGTGGTAGGCACAGATGGCAAGTTTATTGCTGGAGGTAAAGTTCTTTCTTCTTACAACGATTTAGACTGGTTTGACGAGCTATCTCGTTTAGGACAAAGAGGTGACTACAACGTATCTGCTAGTGGTGGTTCTAAAAGTTCTGATTACTATTTCTCTTTAGGCTACTTGAATGAAAATGGTTACGTAAAGAAATCCGACTATGAGCGAATTACTGCTCGTGCCAACGTAAGCGTAACCCCAACTTCATGGTTAAAGATAGGTACAAACCTATCGGGTACGGTTACCAACTCTAACCTATTGAGCGCAACAAGCGATGATGCCAGTTCTTATGCAAACCCATTCTTCTTTGCCAAAAGCATAGGACCTATCTACCCTGTGTATCTTCATGCCGCTGATGGCTCTTATGATCTAGATGCATTCGGCAATAAGCAATACGATTATGGACAAAATGGTTCTCGTGGTTCGGGTGCAAGTGCAGGCCGTAACGTATTAGCAGAGATGATGTGGAACAATCAAAAGAGGAAAATTAGCGTGCTTGATGCCAAATCATTTGCCGACATCATGCTTCCTTATGATTTTAAATTCTCTTTGAATGGAGGTTACTACGTGAGCAGCCGACTTGATAGCAAGTACGAGAATACAAAGTTAGGAGATGGTGCTCCTGCTGGTCGTTTCCAAAAAACGAACAGGATTAATACCAGCATCACATTAAACCAGTTGCTAACTTGGAAGCACGATTTTGGTAAGCATAACGTAGACGTTCTTGTTGGCCACGAGTTCTATTCGTATGAGTACAACTATCTCTACGGAATGAAACAAGGACAAGTTCTTGAAGGCATTAATGAATTCCCTAACTTTACAAACATTAGCGATTTAAACTCTAAGACCGACAAAGATCGTATCGAAAGCTACCTTTCTAGAATTAACTACACCTATGACGATAAGTACTTTGCAACCGCTTCGTTCCGACGCGATGGTTCTTCTCGTTTTAGCGATGATGTAAGATGGGGAAACTTCTTTTCTGGTAGCCTTGGTTGGAACCTATACAAGGAGGATATCTTCCGCAATATCGATTGGCTTAACTCTTTGAAATTAAGAGCCTCTTACGGAGAAACTGGCAACAATTCGCTAAACGATCCTGATGGATATTCGACATTCTATCCCTATCAATCTTTATATGAATTAGGATATAACAATGGCATGAGCAATGTTACTGGGATGCTCGCCAAAACCACAATGGGAAACAACAATCTAACATGGGAAACAAATAAGCAAACCAACATTGGTGTTGATTTTGGATTCCTAAATAGGTTTACTGGTTCGGTTGAATGGTTTAACAGACAATCAGACAATCTTCTGTTCTATGTTCCAATGCCTTTATCTGCGGGCGTATTCTACCAACCTCAAAATATTGGCTCAATGTACAATAGAGGTATCGAGGTTTCCTTAACCGCTAATGTTCTTAACACGGCTGATGGCTTTAGATGGACATCTTCGATAAATGCAACTAGCTACAAGAACGAAGTTACAAAGATGCCAAAGGAGAATCCTACGATAATTAGTGGCACCAAAAGATGGGAAGAAGGTCATAGCATCTACGATTACTACCTTCGTCAATGGGCGGGAGTAGATCCTCGCGATGGAGCAGGACTGTACATCTATAATGATGAGCTAGGAGATGCTGCCTTTAATGAAGTTGCAACCCCTTACATTTACAGAACTATCGATGGGAAAAAGTACACTACAGATCCAAACAAGGCAAAGTATGAGTATTCAGGATCTTCGATCCCTGATGTTTTTGGAGGATGGACAAACACCTTCAGCTATAAAGGTATAAACCTTTCTGTTTTGTTAACCTATGCTTTTGGGGGGAAAACCTACGATAATTCTTATGCCGGCCTTATGGGATATTCAGCAGGAGGTGCTATGCATGTTGATCTGAAAAACGCATGGCAACAGCCTGGCGACATTACAGATGTCCCTAGAATTGATGCTGCTAAGAACTCGAACTTTACGGCATCGTCTACAAGATGGCTGACAAGCTCAAACTATGTAGCGATTAAAAACATTTCGCTAGGCTATACTTTCCCTGAATCTATCTTAAGCAAGATGGGTATAAAAGGAATGAACGCTTATGTTTCTGGTGACAACCTAAGCCTTTTCTGCAAAAGAAAGGGAATGAATCCACAAGAGGCAATGTCTGGTGTAACCAGCAACACCTACTCTATGGCCAGAATTTTTACGTTTGGAGTTAATTTGACGCTTTAA
- a CDS encoding RagB/SusD family nutrient uptake outer membrane protein — translation MKKLLLLSIVALTTLGACQKDFLDTKPTDQISESIVFTDLKNARAALNGIHRLLYSQGDQMDQNGEQSHMIIRDLLGEDLCMSAAGNGWWNDTYKWNAHRNARATNTTYAWKFYYRVIFNVNGIIEGLNKNLKAQETDPNFKEIMGQALTYRAWAYFNLVQLYAQRYDYPNVTNSQPGVVLRTTQTVTPQARATVEEVYAQINKDLDEAIILLADAKDPNQISDISLQASQAIKARVALTTGRWADAISNATAAIKGHSLFSKKDLQQDSGYPSVFSSYPGEGSEWIWGTQQASDQPTYFFSYFAFMSWNFSSTNIRTNPKSITRELYEAMPATDARKSMFSLTGMDIKARPEVNTSALVCSYMSRKFRAAANSDSRGDIAYIRVAEMYLIKAEAEARSNKFADAQQTLFDLVSTRDNAYVKSTSTDDALINEILLQRRIELWGEGFRFYDLKRLNSSLERNIDKVVDPAAPVNPTEDELKAYKKKHIYTDYAGHHSPTLCYTTSVNAGDVRWQWVIPQDEINSNPEVKQNN, via the coding sequence ATGAAAAAATTACTTCTTTTAAGCATAGTGGCATTAACCACACTTGGGGCATGCCAAAAAGACTTTTTAGACACGAAACCAACAGATCAGATTAGTGAGAGCATCGTTTTCACAGATTTGAAGAATGCACGTGCGGCACTGAATGGTATTCACAGATTGCTATACTCTCAAGGCGATCAGATGGATCAGAATGGGGAACAATCGCACATGATTATCAGAGATCTGCTTGGCGAAGACTTGTGCATGAGTGCTGCTGGTAACGGATGGTGGAATGATACTTATAAGTGGAATGCTCATAGAAATGCCAGAGCTACAAATACCACTTATGCTTGGAAGTTCTACTATAGGGTTATATTTAATGTGAATGGAATAATCGAAGGATTAAATAAAAACCTGAAGGCACAAGAGACTGATCCAAACTTTAAGGAAATCATGGGGCAAGCCCTTACCTACAGAGCTTGGGCTTACTTTAATCTTGTTCAACTCTATGCTCAGCGTTACGACTATCCCAACGTGACAAATTCACAACCAGGAGTAGTATTACGTACAACCCAGACGGTAACCCCACAAGCTAGAGCTACCGTAGAGGAAGTATATGCCCAAATCAACAAGGACTTAGATGAGGCAATTATTCTACTAGCAGATGCTAAAGATCCAAATCAAATCTCGGATATTAGCCTTCAAGCTTCACAGGCCATAAAGGCCAGAGTGGCTCTAACCACAGGTCGTTGGGCTGATGCTATTTCCAATGCTACAGCTGCAATAAAGGGCCATTCGCTGTTCAGCAAGAAAGATTTACAGCAAGACTCTGGTTATCCCAGCGTATTTAGCTCATATCCAGGAGAAGGCTCTGAATGGATCTGGGGTACACAGCAAGCATCTGATCAGCCCACCTATTTCTTCTCGTACTTTGCGTTTATGTCTTGGAACTTCAGCTCTACCAACATTAGAACGAATCCAAAGTCTATTACACGAGAGCTATACGAAGCAATGCCTGCAACAGATGCTCGTAAATCAATGTTCTCTTTAACCGGAATGGACATAAAGGCTCGACCTGAAGTAAACACAAGTGCTCTGGTTTGCTCCTACATGTCAAGAAAGTTTAGAGCGGCTGCGAACTCCGATAGCCGTGGAGATATTGCTTATATCAGAGTTGCTGAAATGTACCTAATTAAAGCAGAAGCAGAAGCAAGAAGCAATAAATTCGCTGACGCACAACAAACTCTATTTGACTTGGTATCAACAAGAGACAATGCATATGTAAAGTCTACTAGTACCGATGATGCCTTAATCAATGAGATCCTTCTTCAGAGAAGAATCGAACTATGGGGTGAAGGCTTTAGATTCTATGATCTTAAGCGTCTAAATTCTTCTTTGGAAAGAAATATAGATAAGGTTGTAGATCCCGCAGCTCCTGTTAATCCAACAGAAGATGAGCTTAAGGCATATAAGAAAAAGCATATATATACCGATTATGCAGGTCATCACAGCCCAACATTGTGCTATACCACTAGCGTAAATGCTGGAGATGTTAGATGGCAATGGGTTATTCCACAGGATGAAATAAACTCAAATCCTGAGGTAAAGCAGAATAACTAG